A window of the Lentisphaera araneosa HTCC2155 genome harbors these coding sequences:
- a CDS encoding DUF389 domain-containing protein, whose amino-acid sequence MSVAVVVESPEEVKPLIAWAYQMAYAESHDLYIFVIRKVRQDETKVEQLDLAEYEGKDGVPGQVYARIVREQRRIQTHVAIPNENFTETPETPFIPKITCLQLSGERFTKVTMKLLSEKKCKQLFLSRRAAGSKEHYTDKLFELAPCSTTIIRPGKADVGRIEKILVPCSGGPHALDALKHCNSLVKSQGTHVHPLMVKPPNNQPEIMEEVGIHQLSKMLKKVDLELDGHYLKGRVVHHKDVLEGIAETAEEGYDFVVLGVSTGGSIQKTLFGDMADKLIEKNKDISVAAHRVAKNKAERFKDKFEYYCNLAVPQLTREGRIELHEALLMNSTWNFDFVSLMLLSTSIAALGLISNSVAVVIGAMLVAPLMTPILATGLALVQGNVPMIINASRSILFGFLASLGISFLIGLFTPMEHLTSEILSRGTPRMADLFIAFVSGIAAAHCMTRTHLSAALPGVAIASALVPPIASIGIALSKGIAATVQGATVLFITNVICIVLGSALTFFAAGIRARPDQSANKLVKRLYLLLIFCMTLLCIPLSSRLVKYVVKKVSDSSLPNREEFVGMTDPVLKKYRITNVTKVSYKDLKEEGLSVWIWVQVGHVPDRVIIDEFEALLSKELKRKVVVSIWPEFVMTKNLEFIK is encoded by the coding sequence AACTCGACTTAGCTGAATACGAAGGTAAAGATGGCGTGCCAGGTCAAGTGTATGCGCGCATTGTACGCGAACAACGCCGTATTCAGACTCATGTGGCTATCCCCAATGAAAATTTCACTGAGACTCCAGAGACTCCCTTCATTCCAAAAATCACTTGTTTGCAGCTCAGTGGAGAACGCTTCACTAAGGTGACAATGAAGTTGCTCTCAGAAAAGAAGTGCAAGCAATTATTTTTGAGTCGCAGAGCGGCTGGGAGTAAAGAGCATTATACCGATAAACTTTTTGAATTAGCTCCTTGCTCAACGACTATTATTCGTCCGGGCAAGGCCGATGTGGGGCGAATTGAAAAGATTTTGGTGCCATGCTCGGGTGGACCTCATGCCCTTGATGCGCTCAAGCACTGTAATTCATTGGTGAAGTCGCAAGGTACACATGTTCACCCCCTCATGGTTAAACCACCAAATAATCAGCCCGAAATCATGGAAGAAGTGGGTATTCACCAACTCTCGAAAATGTTAAAAAAAGTCGACTTAGAATTAGATGGTCATTATTTAAAGGGTCGTGTGGTTCATCATAAAGATGTTTTGGAAGGAATTGCAGAGACGGCAGAAGAGGGCTACGACTTTGTCGTGCTTGGGGTTTCTACGGGCGGTTCAATTCAGAAAACTCTCTTTGGAGATATGGCGGATAAGCTCATCGAGAAAAATAAAGATATCTCGGTGGCAGCACACCGCGTAGCCAAAAATAAGGCTGAAAGATTTAAAGATAAATTTGAGTATTATTGCAACTTAGCTGTACCGCAATTGACACGTGAAGGGCGCATTGAGCTTCACGAAGCTTTGTTGATGAACTCCACCTGGAATTTCGACTTTGTTTCCTTGATGTTGCTCTCCACTTCTATAGCCGCCTTGGGCTTAATTAGTAACTCAGTGGCCGTCGTTATTGGGGCGATGTTGGTAGCTCCTTTGATGACACCTATTTTAGCTACGGGCTTGGCTTTAGTCCAAGGCAATGTGCCGATGATTATTAATGCCTCGCGCTCAATTTTATTTGGTTTTTTGGCATCTTTAGGGATTAGTTTTCTCATTGGCTTGTTCACCCCGATGGAGCATTTAACCAGCGAGATTTTATCGCGTGGAACTCCACGAATGGCGGATTTATTCATTGCCTTCGTTTCTGGTATTGCCGCAGCACACTGTATGACGCGAACGCACCTTTCTGCAGCCTTGCCGGGTGTGGCAATTGCTTCGGCTTTAGTTCCGCCAATTGCCTCCATTGGGATAGCTCTCTCCAAAGGCATTGCGGCAACGGTACAAGGGGCAACGGTTTTATTCATTACTAACGTTATCTGCATTGTCTTAGGCTCGGCACTCACTTTCTTTGCAGCGGGTATACGAGCTCGCCCAGATCAGTCAGCCAATAAGTTGGTTAAGCGCCTTTATCTATTGCTTATCTTTTGCATGACCCTTTTGTGTATCCCTCTGAGCTCACGCTTGGTGAAATATGTGGTTAAAAAAGTAAGCGATAGTTCACTTCCCAACCGCGAAGAATTTGTGGGCATGACGGATCCAGTTTTGAAAAAATACAGAATCACCAACGTGACAAAAGTGAGCTACAAGGATTTAAAAGAAGAAGGCCTGAGCGTATGGATCTGGGTTCAAGTTGGCCATGTTCCCGACCGAGTCATCATTGATGAATTCGAAGCTTTACTCAGCAAGGAACTTAAACGCAAAGTTGTCGTCAGTATCTGGCCAGAATTTGTGATGACCAAAAACTTAGAATTTATTAAGTAG
- the rmuC gene encoding DNA recombination protein RmuC: MEIVYALLGLIIGAAIMFFLKKDSGTSRELEIELEKLRDQAKSTAEKEEKIQVQQNEISTLRAEVASSTSLLNERQKLISRFEDEAQKSTSQLQEIITLNATLKTQMQADRTLHDEKLQSLKASKEELSRNFKEIANKIFEEQSKNQSQANKEKLDLTLKPLKEQIHTFSKQVQDCYNKEAKERFSLEKEIKSLKELNTRMSEDALQLTKALKGDSKARGTWGELILERVLEASGLRNGSEYFTQVTETAEDGKRYMPDAIVHLPDEKQIIIDSKVSLVAYEKYCSSADEDERLTLRKAHLDSVKNHIKELSDKSYENLPGINSLDYVLLFMPVEGAFRLAVEADEKLFLDAYKKNIMLVSPSTLLITLRTISKIWQFENQNRNTQAIVDKAEALYSKFVGYVESFQKVGKGIEQARKAYDSAEGQLMTGRGNLIRTCKSLEELGIKSKKAMPKEVLHKADMDFSSPELIEENSK; this comes from the coding sequence ATGGAAATTGTCTACGCATTACTGGGCTTAATTATTGGAGCTGCCATCATGTTTTTCCTCAAGAAAGATTCAGGTACCTCAAGAGAACTAGAAATTGAACTGGAAAAGCTTCGCGATCAGGCCAAAAGTACAGCTGAAAAAGAAGAAAAGATCCAAGTCCAACAAAATGAAATAAGTACGCTCAGAGCTGAAGTCGCCAGCTCAACGAGCCTCTTGAACGAACGCCAAAAACTCATTTCCCGCTTTGAAGACGAAGCACAAAAATCGACCTCTCAGCTACAGGAAATCATCACCCTCAATGCGACTTTGAAAACTCAAATGCAAGCCGATCGCACCCTCCATGACGAAAAACTGCAGTCACTCAAGGCTAGCAAGGAAGAACTCAGTCGAAACTTCAAAGAAATTGCCAATAAAATTTTTGAAGAACAAAGTAAAAACCAAAGTCAAGCCAACAAAGAGAAGCTCGACCTCACACTTAAACCACTGAAAGAGCAGATCCATACTTTTTCAAAGCAAGTTCAGGACTGCTACAATAAAGAAGCCAAAGAACGTTTCTCCCTAGAGAAGGAAATCAAGAGCCTCAAAGAACTCAATACCCGCATGAGTGAAGATGCCCTGCAGCTCACCAAAGCCCTAAAAGGCGATTCCAAAGCTCGTGGAACTTGGGGCGAGCTCATCCTGGAACGCGTCCTCGAAGCCTCTGGCCTTCGCAATGGCTCTGAGTACTTCACTCAGGTCACTGAGACTGCCGAAGATGGCAAACGCTACATGCCTGATGCCATCGTTCATTTGCCCGATGAAAAGCAGATCATTATTGACTCTAAAGTTTCTTTAGTCGCCTATGAGAAGTATTGCTCTTCTGCTGATGAAGATGAACGTCTCACTTTGCGTAAAGCTCATTTAGATTCAGTCAAAAATCATATCAAAGAACTCTCAGATAAATCCTACGAAAATTTGCCCGGCATTAATTCTCTGGATTACGTCTTGCTCTTCATGCCAGTGGAGGGTGCTTTCCGCCTCGCAGTGGAAGCTGACGAAAAACTCTTTCTCGATGCCTATAAGAAAAACATCATGCTCGTGAGCCCCTCCACCCTTCTCATCACTTTGCGTACCATCAGTAAAATTTGGCAGTTCGAAAATCAAAACAGAAATACGCAAGCTATTGTCGATAAGGCAGAAGCCCTCTATTCAAAATTTGTTGGTTATGTAGAAAGCTTTCAAAAAGTCGGCAAGGGCATTGAGCAGGCTCGCAAAGCTTACGATAGTGCTGAAGGCCAACTGATGACCGGAAGAGGCAACCTCATTCGTACTTGTAAAAGTTTGGAAGAACTCGGTATCAAAAGTAAAAAGGCTATGCCCAAAGAAGTACTGCATAAAGCTGACATGGACTTTTCAAGTCCAGAGCTGATTGAAGAGAACTCCAAATAA
- a CDS encoding 3-deoxy-D-manno-octulosonic acid transferase encodes MTFILYNALVSVFLILYSPVHIIRLIMGSKYRESTLPRLGFQSYPKADKSKKTYLIHSVSVGETQVAGTLASEFKAEDPNCRIFVSTVTETGQAVASKLKDVDGHFYLPYDLWPLTNKIFKYIQPDAVIIVENDLWLNYLHGAKVRDIPCYQVNAKLSASSLRSYKKFAKFGQLLFEPMHHFFVQSETFRERFEEMGIAKDKLTVSGNIKLDSNPPFLSESELNDFKSSLGLQDTSLNHCLIYGSTHAGEEELALETHNKLKKNFPELQTIIVPRHPERFDKVCAMLEKSGAKFSRASQIRDDQAAEDILVIDMMGALMKAYQIGTIGIVCGSFTGKVGSHNFLEPSFYKKPFVFGPHTYSQPGFYQLCKQANAGLQCTMEELSEELDKLLRDPQKQLEIGESGYKIISAAKGAVHHTVEVIIKELEG; translated from the coding sequence ATGACTTTCATCCTCTACAACGCTCTCGTCTCGGTCTTCTTGATCCTTTACTCACCGGTTCACATCATCCGTCTTATCATGGGGAGTAAATATCGCGAAAGTACCCTACCTCGTTTGGGCTTTCAAAGTTATCCTAAAGCCGACAAAAGCAAAAAGACCTACCTCATTCACAGCGTCTCTGTGGGTGAGACTCAAGTTGCTGGCACACTTGCCAGTGAGTTCAAAGCCGAAGATCCCAACTGCCGAATTTTTGTCTCTACTGTCACCGAAACGGGGCAAGCCGTGGCGTCTAAACTAAAAGATGTAGATGGCCACTTCTATCTTCCCTACGATCTTTGGCCTTTGACCAACAAAATTTTCAAATATATTCAACCCGACGCCGTCATCATCGTCGAAAATGACTTATGGCTCAATTACCTTCACGGAGCCAAAGTACGCGACATCCCTTGCTATCAGGTCAATGCCAAACTATCCGCCTCGTCCCTGCGATCCTACAAAAAATTTGCTAAGTTTGGCCAACTTCTCTTCGAACCCATGCACCACTTTTTTGTTCAGTCAGAGACTTTTAGAGAACGTTTTGAAGAAATGGGCATCGCCAAGGACAAACTCACAGTAAGCGGCAACATCAAACTCGACTCCAATCCTCCCTTTCTTAGTGAAAGTGAACTAAATGATTTCAAAAGCTCCCTCGGTTTGCAAGACACAAGCCTTAATCATTGCCTCATCTACGGTTCGACTCACGCCGGCGAGGAAGAATTAGCCCTCGAAACTCATAATAAACTCAAAAAGAATTTTCCCGAATTACAGACAATCATTGTTCCACGTCACCCTGAGCGCTTTGATAAAGTTTGCGCTATGCTCGAAAAATCCGGTGCAAAATTTTCGCGAGCTTCGCAAATAAGAGATGATCAAGCTGCTGAAGATATTCTTGTGATCGACATGATGGGTGCATTAATGAAAGCTTATCAAATCGGCACCATTGGAATTGTCTGTGGAAGTTTTACTGGAAAAGTTGGAAGCCACAATTTCCTCGAGCCCTCGTTTTACAAGAAACCCTTTGTTTTTGGCCCTCATACCTATTCACAACCCGGTTTCTACCAACTCTGCAAACAGGCCAATGCAGGTTTGCAATGCACTATGGAAGAGTTAAGCGAAGAACTCGACAAGCTTTTGCGAGATCCGCAAAAACAACTTGAGATAGGAGAATCGGGATATAAGATCATTAGTGCCGCAAAGGGTGCCGTACATCACACTGTCGAAGTCATCATCAAAGAACTAGAAGGATAA
- a CDS encoding adenylate kinase family protein → MSKPKAILLFGPPGAGKGTVGAKLTNVSANYHLSTGDIFRGLPPESPNGKVFYSYANEGKLVPDDVTIEIFWRYMQGLIDTNKFDPSTQYIFLDGMPRTAEQAKILDKYVDVVKIISLKITNDDEIVERLAKRAKIEKRADDADKSIVLNRLAQYREKTQVVLEHYDDAIISEFDAQKTPLEVFRNVLDGTLDVLNQSPAEA, encoded by the coding sequence ATGTCTAAGCCAAAAGCTATTTTATTGTTCGGCCCTCCCGGTGCTGGTAAGGGTACAGTAGGTGCTAAATTAACGAATGTTAGCGCTAACTACCACCTCTCAACTGGTGACATCTTTCGCGGTCTTCCTCCGGAAAGTCCTAATGGTAAAGTATTTTATAGCTACGCGAACGAAGGCAAGCTCGTTCCTGATGATGTGACAATCGAAATTTTCTGGCGTTACATGCAGGGACTCATTGACACAAATAAATTTGATCCTTCAACTCAGTACATTTTCCTCGATGGCATGCCCCGTACAGCAGAGCAGGCCAAGATCCTCGATAAGTATGTTGATGTGGTAAAAATCATTTCACTCAAAATCACCAATGATGACGAGATCGTTGAGCGTTTAGCGAAGCGCGCAAAAATCGAAAAGCGTGCCGATGATGCAGATAAATCAATTGTCCTAAATCGCTTGGCTCAGTACCGCGAAAAAACGCAAGTGGTTCTTGAGCACTATGACGACGCAATTATTTCTGAGTTTGATGCGCAAAAAACTCCTCTCGAAGTTTTCCGCAACGTACTCGACGGAACACTCGACGTTCTTAATCAAAGTCCTGCAGAAGCTTAA
- a CDS encoding DUF2760 domain-containing protein, translated as MGLATAFKAFFSILGDGEKAELWEKACGGKLIEDTQVKDLEGKVGALEGELNSEKNTVTQLKDELKAANSKNDRSDAIYTLTLLQREGRLIDFLKEDIGPYSDEQVGAAVRQIHEGCAKVLEKNFKVQPLVDSAEGDEVEVPKAYDPAKYSLSGQVSGEGPFKGSLVHKGWVASALSLPERSKDTDTSVICPSEVDV; from the coding sequence ATGGGTCTCGCAACGGCATTTAAAGCTTTTTTCTCTATCCTTGGCGATGGAGAGAAAGCGGAACTTTGGGAGAAAGCTTGCGGTGGTAAGCTTATTGAGGATACTCAAGTCAAAGATTTGGAAGGCAAAGTAGGGGCATTAGAGGGCGAGCTCAATTCTGAAAAGAATACCGTGACTCAACTCAAAGATGAACTCAAAGCTGCCAATTCAAAAAATGACCGTAGCGATGCTATTTATACGCTTACACTGCTCCAGCGCGAAGGCCGCCTGATCGATTTCTTGAAAGAAGACATAGGTCCTTATAGCGATGAACAAGTTGGAGCTGCAGTGCGTCAGATCCACGAAGGCTGTGCAAAAGTTTTAGAAAAGAACTTTAAAGTTCAGCCTCTCGTCGACTCTGCGGAAGGCGATGAAGTAGAAGTGCCGAAAGCCTATGACCCAGCTAAGTATAGTCTCAGTGGTCAGGTGAGCGGTGAAGGGCCTTTCAAGGGTTCACTCGTTCATAAAGGTTGGGTCGCTTCTGCACTCTCACTTCCCGAAAGATCAAAAGATACCGACACATCTGTTATTTGCCCTTCTGAGGTAGATGTCTAA
- a CDS encoding site-2 protease family protein codes for MIGFLALMWGNGPDGANLMISVLWFITLFTAILTHELGHALFARWYGMQPRIEIHGMGGVTIWQSMKRLDFRQRFVISFAGPGTGLVLAGLFFGLLQIPNLPALVHALLTMHLTVYIFLNLMNLLPIRPLDGAEVLSTLIGWKKGSVNEKIIDKVSFVTAAGCAAYAYISGFLILAVMAGYLAWRSYNAANPNARR; via the coding sequence TTGATTGGCTTTCTTGCCCTTATGTGGGGTAATGGCCCAGATGGAGCCAATTTAATGATTTCTGTTTTGTGGTTTATTACACTTTTTACCGCCATACTCACTCATGAATTAGGCCACGCTCTTTTTGCTCGTTGGTATGGAATGCAGCCACGGATCGAGATTCACGGCATGGGTGGAGTAACCATCTGGCAAAGCATGAAACGCCTCGATTTCCGTCAGCGCTTTGTGATTAGCTTTGCTGGTCCCGGTACGGGTTTGGTGCTCGCCGGTTTATTTTTTGGCCTCTTGCAAATACCTAACTTGCCTGCCTTAGTCCACGCCTTATTAACCATGCACCTTACAGTTTATATCTTCTTAAATCTTATGAACCTACTACCGATTCGTCCTCTCGACGGCGCGGAAGTTCTCAGTACACTCATTGGTTGGAAAAAGGGCAGTGTCAATGAGAAAATTATTGATAAAGTTTCCTTTGTTACGGCAGCTGGTTGTGCTGCTTATGCCTACATCAGTGGCTTCTTGATTCTAGCCGTAATGGCGGGGTATTTGGCTTGGCGTTCTTATAATGCAGCGAACCCCAATGCTCGTCGATAA
- a CDS encoding uracil-DNA glycosylase: MQRTPMLVDKLSSDWQKALGLDKKYFAELAKFLDSEREKYSVYPKQEDLFKAFDYCDFKDVKVVILGQDPYHGPNQAMGLSFSVPRGEKIPPSLRNIYKELDSDLGISPALDGDLSPWAQQGVLLLNTSLSVRDGEPGSHSKGHWEEFSAQVLKSLSEQSEHLVFVLWGAHAQSHKDLLDAQKHLIIESVHPSPLSASRGFFGSKPFSKINKYLESTKQEAIDWRLEQLLF, translated from the coding sequence ATGCAGCGAACCCCAATGCTCGTCGATAAACTTAGTTCAGATTGGCAAAAGGCCCTTGGGCTTGATAAAAAGTATTTTGCGGAGCTCGCAAAGTTTTTAGATTCCGAACGTGAAAAGTATAGCGTTTACCCCAAGCAAGAAGATTTATTCAAAGCTTTTGATTATTGCGATTTTAAAGATGTGAAAGTTGTCATTTTGGGGCAAGATCCATACCATGGCCCCAATCAGGCAATGGGCCTCTCATTTTCAGTTCCACGTGGTGAAAAGATTCCTCCTTCCCTAAGAAATATTTATAAAGAACTCGATTCCGACCTTGGTATCTCTCCTGCTTTAGATGGTGATTTAAGTCCTTGGGCTCAACAGGGGGTACTCTTACTCAACACCAGTTTGTCAGTTCGTGATGGTGAGCCAGGCTCGCACTCAAAAGGTCATTGGGAAGAATTTTCCGCACAAGTTCTCAAGAGTTTGTCGGAGCAAAGTGAGCATCTAGTCTTTGTTCTTTGGGGCGCTCATGCACAGAGTCACAAAGATTTGCTCGATGCGCAAAAGCATCTCATTATTGAATCGGTTCATCCTTCACCACTTTCTGCAAGCCGTGGCTTTTTTGGATCAAAACCCTTTTCAAAAATCAATAAATATTTAGAGTCGACTAAGCAAGAAGCGATTGATTGGCGCCTCGAGCAGCTATTGTTTTAG
- a CDS encoding VF530 family DNA-binding protein, whose translation MDNTDENKLSEEKTADGIVPEKFNEVELDELVYGERKKNPMDGVTLKIMLINLEEYYGWEGLGERIEIRCFNHDPSMKSSLKFLRKNEWARKKVEKLYEITFL comes from the coding sequence ATGGATAATACTGATGAAAATAAGCTCAGTGAAGAAAAAACAGCTGATGGTATAGTACCTGAAAAGTTCAATGAAGTAGAGCTCGATGAGCTCGTCTATGGGGAGAGAAAAAAGAATCCCATGGATGGGGTGACACTCAAAATTATGCTCATCAATCTCGAGGAATACTACGGTTGGGAAGGCCTCGGAGAACGTATCGAAATCCGTTGCTTCAATCACGATCCCTCCATGAAGTCGAGCCTTAAATTCCTTCGCAAAAATGAGTGGGCCCGCAAAAAAGTCGAAAAACTCTACGAGATCACTTTTTTATAA
- a CDS encoding voltage-gated chloride channel family protein has translation MKKQLTSQFRDAGHLAKWLFISIIVGLLVGSAVAWFLMGLEWAGNFRDNRMWILWLLPLGGLCIGLIYHYLGQNVVKGNNQLLDEIIQPKKIIPLRMAPLVALGTIATHLFGGSAGREGTGVQMGGAIADQFSQIFKLDKDERRILIIAGVAAGFSAVFGTPLAGAVFALEVYIIGRVQYQAILPAFLSAIIADQVCVQWKYPTVVTHTHYLHPEALALSPSTLFYTFLVAILFGWTAMLFSKANHFWSDLFSKKISYPPLRPFIGGIVLALAFWALGQTSVDFTKYVGLGVPVIEESFTQRMMPYDFALKLLFTSFTLGAGFKGGEVTPLFFIGATLGSALSFIIPLPLALLAAIGFVGVFSGATNTPIACTLMGIELFGAQIGIYLGLSCVVAYIFSGHSSIYSSQILHHVKHPSLKDDQDKTLNDSNK, from the coding sequence ATGAAAAAACAACTCACCAGCCAATTCAGAGATGCAGGTCACTTAGCGAAGTGGCTTTTCATTTCAATTATTGTTGGCCTTTTGGTGGGATCTGCCGTCGCTTGGTTTCTCATGGGCTTGGAATGGGCCGGGAATTTTCGCGATAATCGCATGTGGATCCTCTGGCTTCTACCCCTTGGAGGTTTGTGCATTGGCCTCATTTATCACTACCTTGGGCAAAATGTTGTCAAAGGCAACAATCAGCTCCTAGATGAGATCATTCAACCAAAAAAAATCATTCCACTACGCATGGCTCCACTCGTGGCCCTCGGCACAATTGCCACTCACCTTTTTGGTGGCTCAGCAGGACGCGAAGGTACGGGTGTGCAAATGGGTGGAGCTATTGCCGATCAGTTCAGCCAAATCTTTAAACTCGACAAAGATGAACGACGCATCCTCATTATTGCGGGGGTCGCAGCGGGTTTTTCCGCCGTATTTGGCACCCCTTTAGCAGGGGCCGTTTTTGCTTTAGAAGTCTACATCATTGGTCGCGTGCAGTACCAAGCCATTTTGCCCGCTTTTCTTTCTGCGATTATTGCCGACCAAGTTTGTGTTCAATGGAAATACCCTACTGTGGTCACCCACACCCACTACCTCCACCCTGAAGCGCTTGCTCTTAGTCCAAGTACACTTTTCTATACTTTCCTTGTGGCCATTCTCTTTGGTTGGACTGCGATGCTTTTCTCCAAAGCCAACCATTTTTGGAGCGATCTTTTTTCCAAAAAAATCTCCTACCCACCCCTACGTCCCTTTATTGGTGGCATTGTTCTTGCCCTTGCTTTTTGGGCTCTTGGTCAAACTTCAGTTGATTTTACTAAATACGTAGGTCTGGGCGTTCCTGTCATTGAAGAGTCCTTCACTCAAAGAATGATGCCCTATGACTTTGCCCTAAAACTGCTCTTCACTTCTTTCACTCTCGGAGCTGGTTTCAAAGGCGGAGAAGTGACTCCACTCTTTTTCATCGGCGCCACTTTAGGTTCAGCGCTCTCATTTATCATCCCCTTACCCCTAGCTCTACTCGCGGCCATTGGTTTTGTCGGCGTCTTCTCCGGTGCAACAAATACACCGATTGCCTGCACACTCATGGGCATCGAACTCTTTGGAGCCCAAATCGGCATCTACCTGGGTTTATCCTGTGTCGTCGCCTACATCTTCTCAGGACATTCAAGCATCTATAGTTCTCAGATCTTGCACCACGTCAAACACCCCAGCCTCAAAGACGATCAAGATAAGACGCTTAACGATAGTAATAAATAA